A single Thermosynechococcus vestitus BP-1 DNA region contains:
- the petC gene encoding cytochrome b6-f complex iron-sulfur subunit, which produces MAQVSGMSDVPDMGRRQFMNLLTFGTITGTALGALYPVVKYFIPPASGGTGGGAVAKDALGNDIKVSEYLAKHLPGDRSLAQGIKGDPTYVIVTEDHQIANYGLNAVCTHLGCVVPWNVSENKFICPCHGSQYDSTGKVVRGPAPLSLALVKATVTEDDKLVFTPWTEIDFRTGKEPWWT; this is translated from the coding sequence ATGGCTCAAGTTTCTGGAATGTCTGATGTGCCCGATATGGGGCGGCGACAGTTTATGAATCTGCTGACGTTTGGTACCATCACTGGTACAGCGTTGGGTGCCCTCTATCCTGTCGTCAAGTATTTTATTCCACCCGCCAGTGGCGGCACGGGGGGTGGTGCGGTTGCCAAGGATGCTTTGGGCAACGATATTAAGGTTTCCGAGTATCTCGCAAAGCATTTGCCGGGCGATCGCTCCCTCGCCCAAGGGATTAAAGGAGATCCCACCTACGTGATTGTTACTGAAGATCACCAAATTGCCAATTACGGCTTGAATGCCGTCTGCACTCACCTGGGTTGTGTCGTACCTTGGAATGTGAGTGAAAACAAATTCATTTGTCCTTGCCACGGCTCCCAATACGATAGCACCGGTAAAGTAGTGCGTGGTCCTGCTCCCCTGTCCTTGGCACTGGTGAAGGCCACGGTTACAGAAGATGACAAACTGGTGTTTACCCCCTGGACGGAAATTGATTTCCGCACAGGCAAAGAACCTTGGTGGACGTAA
- the apcA gene encoding allophycocyanin subunit alpha, which yields MSVVTKSIVNADAEARYLSPGELDRIKNFVSTGERRLRIAQTLTENRERIVKQAGDQLFQKRPDVVSPGGNAYGEEMTATCLRDLDYYLRLVTYGIVAGDVTPIEEIGLVGVREMYNSLGTPIPAVAEGIRAMKNVACSLLSAEDAAEAGSYFDFVIGAMQ from the coding sequence ATGAGCGTCGTCACGAAATCGATCGTGAATGCAGATGCCGAGGCCCGTTACCTCAGCCCCGGTGAACTGGATCGCATTAAAAACTTTGTCAGCACTGGCGAGCGTCGTCTGCGCATTGCCCAAACCCTGACAGAAAACCGTGAGCGGATTGTCAAGCAAGCGGGCGATCAACTCTTCCAAAAACGGCCTGATGTGGTCTCCCCCGGTGGCAATGCCTACGGTGAAGAAATGACCGCCACCTGCCTGCGGGACCTCGACTACTATCTGCGGCTTGTGACCTACGGTATCGTTGCGGGTGATGTGACCCCCATTGAAGAAATTGGTTTGGTGGGTGTGCGTGAAATGTACAACTCCCTCGGCACCCCCATTCCCGCCGTGGCCGAAGGAATTCGCGCCATGAAGAACGTGGCTTGCTCGCTGCTGTCTGCGGAAGATGCCGCTGAAGCCGGTTCTTACTTTGACTTTGTGATTGGCGCCATGCAGTAG
- the apcB gene encoding allophycocyanin subunit beta — MQDAITAVINASDVQGKYLDTAAMEKLKAYFATGELRVRAASVISANAANIVKEAVAKSLLYSDITRPGGNMYTTRRYAACIRDLDYYLRYATYAMLAGDPSILDERVLNGLKETYNSLGVPIAATVQAIQAMKEVTASLVGADAGKEMGIYFDYICSGLS, encoded by the coding sequence ATGCAAGACGCGATTACCGCTGTCATCAACGCCTCTGACGTGCAAGGCAAATACCTCGACACCGCCGCCATGGAGAAGCTGAAAGCTTACTTCGCAACGGGTGAACTACGGGTGCGGGCTGCAAGCGTCATCAGTGCCAATGCCGCCAACATTGTCAAAGAAGCAGTGGCCAAATCCCTGCTGTACTCTGACATCACCCGTCCCGGTGGCAACATGTACACCACCCGTCGCTATGCAGCCTGTATCCGCGACCTCGACTACTACCTGCGCTATGCCACCTATGCCATGTTGGCTGGAGATCCTTCTATCCTCGATGAGCGGGTGCTCAATGGGTTGAAAGAAACCTACAACTCCTTGGGTGTGCCCATCGCTGCCACTGTCCAAGCCATCCAAGCCATGAAAGAAGTCACCGCCAGCTTGGTGGGTGCAGATGCCGGCAAAGAAATGGGCATCTACTTTGACTACATCTGCTCTGGCTTAAGCTAA
- the mfd gene encoding transcription-repair coupling factor, with amino-acid sequence MSLMAIPRSWGKLPLTAELLSKLQHQRELVLTGMPRLVKGLVATTLAQESRQSLCVITSTLEEGGRWAAQLELMGWDAVFFYPTSEASPYDLFDLEGEMVWGQLQVLVESDRPNIAIVTTERALQPHLPPPEQFRAACLTLQVGQAYSLGEVATTLAALGYERVSLVETEGQWSRRGDIVDIFPVSAELPVRLQWFGDEIESIREFDPASQRSLHTEGDRLDVLEQVTLTPISFTPLIAQALRAADHAHLIPEDQEGLRRYLGLAFPEPASLLDYLPAQTLIAVDEPPLCVAHGDRWYEHTHTYWQSLETPPPPIHRPWSASAQALERFQRLHLYELASEGLGLNLSARAVPAIPHQFGRLAATLREERDKGYTVWLVSAQPSRSVALLQEHDCPAQFVPNPKDFPAIDKLQQQRLPIALKASGLAEISGFILPTFRTVLVSDREFFGQHNLVNLGYVRKRRRAAAKQVDLNKLQPGDYVVHRQHGIGQFLRLETLTINNETREYLVLQYADGILRVAADQLNSLSRYRTQEDRAPQLNKLTGNTWERTKARVRKAIKKVAVDLLQLYAQRAQQRGFAFPPDTPWQREMEDSFPYQPTPDQLKAIQEVKADMESDRPMDRLVCGDVGFGKTEVAIRAIFKAVMAGKQVAVLAPTTILTQQHYHTLKERFAPYPIQVGLLNRFRSERERQDLLQKLKIGEIDVVVGTHQLLSNSVKFRDLGLLVVDEEQRFGVNQKEKIKALKTQVDVLTLSATPIPRTLYMALSGVREMSLITTPPPSRRPIQTHLAPYDPETVRSAIRQELDRGGQVFYVVPRVEGIEAVAAKLQGMVVGARILIAHGQMAEGELESTMLGFSNGEADILVCTTIIESGLDIPRVNTILVEDAQRFGLAQLYQLRGRVGRAGIQAHAWLFYPRQEVLTDAARQRLRAIQEFTQLGSGYQLAIRDMEIRGVGNLLGAQQHGQLDSVGFDLYVELLEEAIAEIRGQEIPTVDDTQIDLNVTAFIPADYMPDLAQKMAAYRAVSAATTKEDLMQLAAEWSDRYGALPKSVQQLLRVVELKQLARQCGISRIRPEGKQHVILETSMAEPAWKLLLEQLPTHLQSRFVYSQGKITVRGLGTQPVEKQLEQLIDWFSQMKTTVATAP; translated from the coding sequence ATGTCCTTAATGGCAATTCCCCGCAGTTGGGGTAAGCTGCCGCTGACGGCTGAACTGCTCAGCAAATTACAACACCAACGGGAACTCGTCCTCACAGGGATGCCCCGCCTTGTCAAGGGCTTGGTGGCCACCACCTTGGCCCAGGAGAGTCGGCAATCGCTGTGTGTGATTACTTCCACCCTAGAGGAGGGGGGACGCTGGGCGGCGCAATTGGAACTCATGGGTTGGGATGCGGTTTTCTTTTACCCAACATCGGAGGCTTCTCCCTATGACCTCTTTGACTTGGAGGGGGAGATGGTCTGGGGGCAACTGCAAGTCCTCGTCGAGAGCGATCGCCCCAATATTGCAATTGTCACCACGGAACGGGCACTGCAACCCCATTTGCCGCCACCAGAGCAGTTTCGTGCCGCCTGTTTAACCTTGCAGGTGGGTCAGGCGTACTCCCTAGGGGAGGTGGCCACCACCCTGGCAGCCCTGGGTTATGAGCGGGTTTCCTTAGTGGAAACGGAGGGTCAGTGGAGTCGGCGCGGTGACATTGTTGATATTTTCCCCGTCTCGGCGGAACTACCAGTGCGCCTGCAGTGGTTCGGCGATGAGATTGAGTCGATTCGTGAGTTTGATCCGGCCAGTCAACGCTCCCTACACACCGAGGGGGATCGCCTGGATGTCCTTGAGCAGGTGACCCTGACGCCCATTAGTTTTACTCCCCTGATTGCCCAAGCCCTGCGGGCAGCGGATCACGCCCATCTGATTCCCGAGGATCAGGAGGGACTGCGGCGCTATCTTGGGTTGGCTTTTCCGGAGCCCGCTTCCCTCTTGGATTATTTGCCTGCCCAAACCCTCATTGCCGTGGATGAGCCCCCCCTGTGTGTTGCCCATGGGGATCGCTGGTATGAACACACCCACACCTACTGGCAAAGCCTTGAAACACCCCCGCCCCCCATCCATCGCCCCTGGTCCGCCAGTGCCCAAGCCCTCGAGCGGTTCCAACGGCTGCACCTCTATGAACTGGCCAGTGAGGGGTTAGGTCTCAATTTGTCAGCACGGGCGGTTCCAGCGATTCCTCACCAATTTGGTCGCTTGGCGGCAACGCTGCGGGAGGAGCGGGACAAGGGCTATACCGTATGGTTGGTCTCTGCCCAGCCGAGTCGCTCTGTCGCGCTTTTGCAGGAGCACGATTGCCCCGCCCAATTTGTGCCCAATCCCAAGGATTTTCCGGCCATTGATAAGCTGCAACAGCAGCGACTGCCCATTGCCCTGAAGGCCAGCGGTCTAGCGGAAATCAGTGGCTTTATCTTGCCCACGTTCCGCACGGTGCTGGTGAGCGATCGCGAGTTCTTTGGCCAGCATAACTTGGTCAACCTTGGCTATGTGCGCAAACGCCGCCGCGCTGCTGCTAAACAGGTGGATCTCAACAAGCTGCAACCGGGGGACTACGTCGTCCATCGCCAACACGGCATTGGTCAGTTTCTCCGCCTAGAAACGCTCACCATTAACAATGAAACCCGCGAGTACTTAGTTTTGCAGTACGCCGATGGCATTCTCCGCGTTGCTGCGGATCAACTCAACAGTCTTTCGCGCTACCGCACCCAGGAAGACAGGGCCCCCCAACTCAACAAATTAACGGGCAACACTTGGGAACGGACCAAAGCCCGGGTGCGCAAGGCCATCAAAAAAGTGGCGGTGGATCTGCTACAACTCTATGCCCAACGCGCCCAACAACGGGGGTTTGCCTTCCCGCCAGATACGCCCTGGCAGCGGGAGATGGAGGACTCATTTCCCTATCAACCCACCCCCGATCAACTCAAGGCCATCCAAGAGGTTAAGGCGGATATGGAGAGCGATCGCCCCATGGATCGGCTAGTGTGCGGGGATGTTGGCTTTGGTAAAACTGAGGTGGCCATTCGCGCCATCTTTAAGGCGGTAATGGCGGGCAAGCAGGTGGCCGTTCTTGCCCCCACCACCATCCTGACGCAGCAGCATTACCATACCCTCAAGGAACGCTTTGCCCCCTATCCAATTCAAGTGGGGCTACTCAACCGCTTTCGCAGTGAGCGGGAGCGCCAAGACCTCCTGCAAAAGCTAAAGATCGGCGAAATTGATGTGGTGGTTGGCACCCATCAACTCCTCAGCAACAGCGTCAAATTCCGGGACTTAGGACTGCTGGTGGTGGATGAGGAACAACGTTTTGGTGTCAACCAAAAGGAGAAAATCAAAGCCCTCAAAACCCAAGTGGATGTCCTCACCCTCAGTGCCACACCGATTCCGCGCACCCTCTATATGGCCCTGTCGGGGGTGCGAGAAATGAGCCTGATTACCACACCTCCGCCCTCGCGGCGCCCGATTCAAACCCATCTTGCCCCCTATGACCCAGAAACAGTCCGCAGTGCAATTCGCCAAGAATTGGATCGGGGGGGTCAAGTTTTCTATGTTGTCCCCCGCGTTGAGGGCATTGAGGCGGTGGCGGCCAAGCTCCAAGGAATGGTGGTCGGTGCCCGTATTCTGATTGCCCACGGCCAGATGGCAGAGGGGGAACTGGAATCGACGATGCTTGGCTTTAGCAATGGCGAGGCCGATATTCTGGTTTGTACGACTATCATTGAGTCCGGCTTAGATATTCCCCGCGTCAATACGATTTTGGTGGAGGATGCCCAGCGGTTTGGGTTGGCACAGCTTTATCAACTGCGGGGTCGCGTTGGCCGAGCGGGAATTCAGGCCCATGCCTGGTTGTTTTACCCGCGTCAAGAGGTGCTCACCGATGCCGCCCGTCAACGGCTGCGGGCAATTCAGGAATTTACGCAACTGGGATCGGGTTACCAACTGGCGATACGAGACATGGAAATTCGCGGTGTGGGCAATCTCCTAGGGGCACAGCAGCACGGTCAACTGGACAGTGTTGGCTTTGATTTGTACGTGGAACTGCTAGAGGAGGCGATCGCTGAAATTCGTGGTCAGGAGATTCCCACCGTTGACGATACCCAAATCGATCTCAATGTCACTGCCTTTATTCCCGCTGACTATATGCCCGACTTGGCGCAAAAGATGGCCGCCTACCGCGCCGTTTCCGCTGCCACAACCAAAGAAGACTTGATGCAATTGGCCGCAGAGTGGAGCGATCGCTATGGCGCATTGCCCAAATCAGTTCAGCAACTGCTGCGGGTTGTTGAACTCAAGCAACTGGCGCGTCAGTGTGGCATTAGTCGCATTCGCCCGGAAGGGAAGCAGCATGTGATCTTGGAAACTTCCATGGCGGAACCAGCTTGGAAACTGCTGCTGGAGCAACTGCCCACCCATCTCCAAAGTCGATTTGTCTATAGTCAGGGCAAAATCACTGTGCGGGGTCTAGGGACACAACCCGTAGAAAAACAACTGGAGCAGCTCATTGACTGGTTCAGCCAAATGAAAACAACCGTTGCTACAGCTCCCTAA
- the petA gene encoding cytochrome f, whose product MKHFFKSLTLAIALAASVLFWSPQAQAYPFYAQQGYESPREATGRIVCANCHLAAKPIQVEVPQAVTPDSVFEAVVKIPYDTSVQQVLGDGSKGGLNVGAVLMLPEGFKIAPPDRLPEELQAKTSGIYYQPYSDDQQNIILVGPLPGEQYQEIVFPILAPNPGTDKSIHFGKYAVHAGGNRGRGQVYPNGEKSNNNVFTAPIAGTITSITPNPDGSTAVVITPENGEAVTETVPAGPELIVREGQTVVAGAALTNNPNVGGFGQKDTEIVLQDPNRIKWLLVFFAAITLSQILLVLKKKQVEKVQAAEMSF is encoded by the coding sequence ATGAAACACTTTTTTAAATCCTTGACGCTGGCGATCGCCCTTGCCGCCAGTGTACTTTTTTGGTCACCGCAAGCGCAGGCCTATCCCTTCTATGCCCAGCAGGGATACGAGAGTCCTCGGGAAGCCACTGGTCGGATTGTCTGTGCCAACTGCCACTTAGCTGCTAAGCCTATCCAAGTTGAAGTGCCCCAGGCCGTTACCCCCGATTCCGTTTTTGAAGCGGTGGTAAAAATTCCCTACGATACTAGTGTGCAACAGGTGTTGGGGGATGGCTCTAAGGGGGGTCTGAATGTCGGTGCGGTGCTGATGCTGCCAGAGGGCTTCAAAATTGCTCCCCCCGATCGCCTCCCTGAGGAGCTGCAAGCCAAAACCAGCGGCATTTACTACCAACCCTACAGTGACGATCAGCAAAACATTATTCTCGTGGGTCCCCTGCCGGGTGAGCAGTATCAGGAAATTGTTTTCCCCATCCTCGCCCCCAACCCTGGGACGGATAAATCGATCCACTTCGGCAAATATGCTGTCCATGCCGGGGGCAACCGCGGTCGCGGCCAAGTCTATCCCAACGGCGAAAAGAGCAACAACAATGTCTTTACGGCACCGATCGCCGGCACCATTACTAGTATTACCCCTAACCCCGATGGCAGCACGGCGGTGGTGATTACCCCCGAGAATGGCGAAGCCGTGACGGAAACCGTTCCCGCTGGCCCTGAGCTCATTGTCCGTGAAGGCCAAACGGTGGTTGCTGGTGCAGCCCTGACCAACAATCCCAATGTGGGTGGTTTTGGCCAAAAAGACACGGAAATTGTCCTTCAGGACCCCAACCGCATTAAGTGGTTGCTGGTCTTCTTTGCCGCCATTACACTTTCCCAGATTCTCTTGGTTCTGAAGAAGAAACAGGTGGAGAAAGTGCAAGCAGCGGAGATGAGTT
- the rfbD gene encoding dTDP-4-dehydrorhamnose reductase, with translation MRLLILGATGQVGWQLVQQAPPRVEVIPVARQGTAVTLDLEDLDAISPLLKTLRPDVVINAAAYTAVDQAEQETERAQRINSTAVGLLAATMAELGGLLIHYSTDYVFAGNQSLPYRETDAPAPLNAYGYTKWLGEQAIARHHPAHLILRTSWVYDLRGKNFLRTMVRLAQTRPLVRVVADQIGTPTAAPFIAQVTYQLLEHWQATPSLSGLYHLTPRGSTSWYGFAAKIFDHLRAKGYAAATLEAIPSSEYPTRAKRPAFSTLNCEKLETVLGTPLPPWEAVLEPLLQQLDPQSVL, from the coding sequence ATGCGCCTACTCATTTTGGGGGCAACGGGACAGGTGGGCTGGCAATTGGTGCAGCAGGCACCCCCTAGGGTTGAAGTGATTCCCGTTGCTCGCCAAGGCACCGCCGTCACCCTGGACCTGGAAGATTTAGATGCTATTTCTCCCTTGCTGAAAACCCTTCGCCCCGATGTGGTCATCAATGCGGCAGCCTATACTGCGGTGGATCAGGCGGAACAGGAAACCGAGCGGGCACAACGGATTAATAGCACCGCCGTTGGCCTCTTGGCAGCAACCATGGCTGAGCTAGGAGGGTTGCTGATTCACTACTCCACAGACTATGTCTTTGCGGGCAATCAATCCCTGCCCTATCGCGAAACCGATGCCCCTGCCCCCCTCAATGCCTATGGCTACACTAAGTGGCTAGGGGAGCAGGCGATCGCCCGCCATCACCCCGCCCACCTGATTTTGCGCACCAGTTGGGTTTATGACCTGCGGGGGAAGAACTTTCTGCGGACAATGGTTCGCCTTGCCCAAACCCGTCCTTTGGTGCGGGTGGTTGCCGATCAAATCGGTACGCCCACGGCTGCTCCCTTCATTGCCCAAGTCACCTATCAACTGCTGGAACACTGGCAGGCGACTCCCTCCCTCAGTGGCCTCTATCACCTGACACCCCGAGGCAGCACGAGTTGGTATGGCTTCGCAGCAAAAATTTTCGATCACCTGCGGGCCAAGGGCTATGCCGCCGCCACCCTGGAGGCGATTCCCAGCAGTGAGTATCCCACACGGGCCAAGCGACCCGCCTTTTCCACCCTCAACTGCGAGAAGTTGGAGACCGTTCTTGGGACTCCCCTCCCCCCTTGGGAAGCGGTCCTTGAACCACTTTTGCAGCAATTGGATCCTCAATCCGTTCTTTAG
- a CDS encoding DUF3067 family protein, giving the protein MLTPLTGDELHALLLRKWGRSFDLQFRRVGNRIFLQVMWRYLEQASYPDTPEDYAAHLGAIAQHLNDWGCAQQVCTYIETTREKPRLGKAVNIPLDLGSRIIEWLE; this is encoded by the coding sequence ATGCTGACGCCCCTTACTGGTGATGAACTCCATGCCTTGCTCCTGCGCAAATGGGGGCGCTCCTTTGACCTTCAGTTTCGCCGCGTTGGCAATCGCATCTTTTTGCAGGTCATGTGGCGCTACCTGGAGCAGGCCTCTTATCCTGATACCCCCGAAGACTATGCTGCCCACCTAGGGGCGATCGCGCAGCACCTCAACGACTGGGGCTGTGCCCAGCAGGTCTGCACCTATATTGAGACCACCCGTGAAAAGCCCCGCCTCGGCAAGGCGGTGAATATTCCCCTCGACCTTGGCAGCCGTATTATTGAATGGCTGGAATAG
- a CDS encoding carbon dioxide-concentrating mechanism protein CcmK, producing the protein MPIALGMVEVLGHPPALAVADVMVKAARVTLVGYEVVSGARLTIIVRGDVSEVQIAVAAGVEAAKKIPAQSPKEKTLYLSSTVIPRPHENLEAVFPKMRFQYGDGWERFLV; encoded by the coding sequence ATGCCCATTGCCCTTGGGATGGTAGAGGTACTGGGTCATCCCCCTGCCTTAGCGGTTGCTGATGTCATGGTGAAAGCGGCGCGTGTTACCCTTGTGGGCTATGAAGTGGTCAGTGGTGCTCGCCTGACAATTATTGTGCGCGGTGATGTTTCTGAAGTGCAAATTGCCGTTGCAGCGGGTGTCGAAGCCGCTAAGAAAATTCCAGCTCAGAGTCCCAAGGAAAAAACCCTCTATTTGTCGTCAACGGTGATCCCGCGCCCCCACGAGAACTTAGAGGCCGTTTTCCCGAAAATGCGGTTCCAATATGGCGATGGCTGGGAGCGTTTTCTCGTTTAG
- a CDS encoding phycobilisome linker polypeptide yields the protein MRMFKITACVPSQTRIRTQRELQNTYFTKLVPYENWFREQQRIQKMGGKIVKVELFTGKPGVNTGLA from the coding sequence ATGCGCATGTTCAAAATTACCGCCTGTGTGCCGAGTCAAACCCGTATTCGCACCCAGCGCGAACTGCAAAACACCTATTTCACGAAACTGGTGCCCTACGAAAACTGGTTCCGCGAGCAACAACGCATCCAAAAAATGGGTGGTAAAATTGTGAAGGTGGAACTGTTTACGGGTAAGCCCGGGGTCAATACTGGTCTGGCCTAG
- the tatC gene encoding twin-arginine translocase subunit TatC → MTRSPDIPDIESPSPNSSAIADRSLEENIPLDPEDELPNEVEMSLWDHLEELRQRLFVVLGTVAVTIGLCFSQVRWIIEFLEKPAQGAKFLQLSPGEYFFVSCKAAAYSGILLATPMILYQAIRFILPGLTRREQRLLAPVVFGSSLLFIAGLVFAYTLLAPAALGFFISYGAEVVEQLWSIDRYVDFILLLLLATGLAFQVPILQMVLIALGIVSIAQLLSQWRYVVMIAVAVAAVLTPSIDPITQGLLAAALLALYFTGIGLAKLMGMGRP, encoded by the coding sequence ATGACGCGATCGCCCGATATTCCAGATATTGAGAGTCCCTCTCCTAACTCCTCAGCCATTGCTGACAGGTCCTTGGAGGAAAACATCCCCCTTGACCCGGAGGATGAATTGCCCAACGAAGTGGAAATGTCCCTCTGGGATCACCTTGAGGAGTTGCGGCAGCGGCTCTTTGTTGTCCTCGGCACCGTTGCTGTTACTATTGGGCTCTGCTTTAGCCAAGTCCGCTGGATCATTGAGTTCCTTGAAAAACCAGCCCAAGGCGCCAAGTTCCTGCAACTGAGTCCGGGGGAATACTTTTTTGTCTCCTGTAAAGCGGCGGCCTACAGCGGCATTCTGCTGGCCACCCCAATGATTCTCTACCAGGCCATCCGTTTTATCCTGCCGGGATTGACACGGCGTGAGCAACGCTTGCTGGCACCGGTGGTTTTCGGTTCATCCCTTCTCTTTATTGCTGGTTTGGTGTTTGCCTATACCCTCTTGGCTCCCGCTGCCCTCGGCTTTTTCATTAGCTATGGGGCAGAGGTGGTTGAGCAACTGTGGTCGATCGATCGCTATGTGGACTTTATTTTGCTGTTGCTCCTTGCCACTGGCCTTGCCTTTCAAGTCCCCATTCTCCAGATGGTTCTCATTGCCCTAGGCATTGTCTCAATTGCGCAACTCCTTAGCCAATGGCGCTACGTGGTGATGATTGCCGTGGCCGTGGCAGCGGTCTTGACCCCCTCCATCGACCCGATTACTCAGGGACTGTTGGCGGCTGCGCTGCTTGCCCTCTACTTTACGGGGATTGGCTTGGCGAAGCTAATGGGGATGGGGCGTCCTTAA
- a CDS encoding ABC1 kinase family protein: protein MNTAIVPSDSAPQEIAIAAETLPNDLESFQPYDPVAIDAYYRQRPLLVLSRWLRILWPVFWLLFNRWWDKVTGQSKQNQRQRAIALRETLTRLGPAYIKVGQALSTRPDLLPAVYLEELTKLQDQLPPFPNEVAFQFIEEELGAPPNELFAELSDHPIAAASLGQVYRGKLHSGEEVAVKVQRPGLAESITLDIYILRGVAYWAKRLIKEIRSDLVAILDEFASRLFEEMDYTQEGRNAERFARLYGHLTDVYIPKIYWKYTRRRVLTMEWVTGVKLNQPQQIQALGIDPRYMVYVGVQCSLRQLLEHGFFHADPHPGNLLAMPSGKLAYLDFGMMSEIAPEQRYGLLNAIVHIVNREYESLAYDYVRLGFLTPDTDVKPIIPALALVFEDALGASVSELNIQRIFDRLSEVMYEYPFQVPAYYALIVRSLLTMEGIAMGVDPNFKVLSAAYPYIAKRLLTDPAPELRTSLASLLLKDGQFRWTRLENLLRNARESRDYDFNVVLEQALDFLFSERGAEYRDRLADEIVKSLDTWARTTMGQWNLGQLLPLLSRPVPATASANILSEANALEHLRRIFSILQDTPGFDWGKVIPAIVRMIARPEVQQMGQRIVNGLLQRAIARFIREMLLADSQPALQTTSLPR from the coding sequence ATGAATACGGCCATTGTCCCCAGCGACTCCGCCCCCCAAGAGATTGCGATCGCGGCTGAAACCCTTCCCAATGATCTAGAGAGCTTTCAACCCTACGATCCAGTGGCCATCGATGCCTACTATCGGCAGCGACCTCTCCTGGTCTTGAGTCGCTGGTTGCGGATTCTCTGGCCAGTGTTTTGGCTCCTTTTTAATCGTTGGTGGGACAAAGTCACAGGCCAAAGTAAACAAAATCAACGGCAACGAGCGATCGCCCTGCGGGAAACCCTAACCCGCCTTGGCCCTGCCTATATCAAAGTGGGACAGGCCCTCTCCACCCGTCCGGACCTGTTGCCAGCGGTGTATTTGGAAGAATTGACAAAACTCCAAGATCAGCTACCCCCCTTTCCTAATGAAGTGGCCTTTCAGTTTATTGAGGAGGAACTGGGCGCCCCCCCCAACGAACTCTTTGCTGAACTGAGTGATCATCCCATTGCCGCTGCCTCGTTGGGACAGGTGTATCGCGGCAAACTCCACAGCGGCGAAGAGGTAGCCGTTAAGGTGCAACGCCCCGGTTTGGCAGAAAGTATCACCTTGGACATTTACATTCTGCGGGGGGTGGCCTATTGGGCAAAACGCCTGATCAAGGAGATTCGCAGTGATTTAGTGGCCATTCTCGATGAATTTGCCAGCCGCCTCTTTGAGGAAATGGACTATACCCAAGAGGGACGCAATGCCGAACGCTTCGCCCGTCTCTATGGTCACCTTACCGATGTCTATATTCCCAAAATTTACTGGAAGTACACACGGCGGCGGGTGCTGACGATGGAGTGGGTGACGGGGGTCAAACTCAACCAACCGCAGCAAATTCAGGCCTTGGGGATTGATCCGCGCTATATGGTGTATGTGGGGGTGCAGTGCTCCCTACGGCAGTTGCTTGAACATGGGTTTTTCCATGCGGATCCCCATCCGGGGAATCTGTTGGCCATGCCCAGCGGCAAATTGGCCTATCTCGACTTTGGCATGATGAGTGAGATTGCTCCAGAGCAGCGCTATGGCTTACTGAATGCCATTGTCCACATTGTTAACCGTGAGTACGAAAGCCTTGCCTATGACTATGTTCGTTTAGGGTTTTTAACCCCCGATACGGATGTGAAACCCATTATTCCAGCCTTGGCCTTGGTCTTTGAGGATGCTTTGGGGGCGAGTGTTTCGGAACTGAATATCCAACGCATTTTCGATCGCCTGTCAGAGGTGATGTATGAGTATCCCTTTCAAGTGCCCGCCTATTATGCCTTGATTGTGCGATCGCTCCTGACCATGGAGGGGATTGCCATGGGCGTTGACCCCAACTTTAAGGTACTCAGTGCCGCCTATCCCTACATTGCCAAGCGGCTACTCACGGATCCTGCCCCGGAGCTGCGCACGAGTCTTGCAAGCCTGCTCCTCAAGGATGGTCAATTTCGCTGGACGCGCCTAGAAAATCTGCTGCGTAATGCCCGCGAGAGCCGTGACTATGACTTTAATGTGGTGCTAGAGCAGGCTTTGGATTTTCTCTTTTCGGAGCGGGGTGCTGAGTATCGCGATCGTCTGGCGGATGAGATTGTCAAGAGCCTCGACACTTGGGCACGGACAACAATGGGGCAATGGAACCTTGGGCAACTCTTACCCCTACTCAGCCGTCCAGTACCCGCAACGGCCAGTGCCAACATCCTCAGTGAAGCCAATGCCCTAGAGCATTTGCGCCGCATTTTCAGCATTTTGCAGGATACCCCCGGTTTTGATTGGGGCAAGGTGATCCCTGCAATTGTGCGGATGATTGCCCGCCCAGAGGTGCAGCAAATGGGTCAGCGCATTGTCAATGGCCTCCTGCAGCGGGCGATCGCTCGCTTTATTCGGGAGATGTTGCTGGCGGACTCGCAGCCGGCGCTACAGACGACGAGTCTGCCTCGCTAG